The genome window CTCGCGGGTCGTGAGGTGAGCGATGCCGATCCGGTTCTCGAACTTGGGCGCGACCGAGTTGGCCAGGTGGTCGAGCAGGACGTCGACCGTCTCCTTGATGCAGTCGTAGTTGACATAGGCCCCAAGGGAGTAGTCCCCGGAGGTGGTGGGGAGGAAGACCGCGGCGTTCGTCGGGCCGCACTTGGCGAGGACGAACTCGAGCGTGGTCCGCAGGAGCGACTCGATGTCAAGCTCATGCCGGATGAGCCCGCCGAACTCGTTGGCGATCGTGAGTTGGTTCATCTGCTCTTGACGCTCCGGTGTGCCCCGGAGTTGATCGTCGAAAAGCAAGCGACGCTGAGCCCCTGTTGCGACCTCACTCGCGGTCGCGCCCCCGCACAGCCCACACAAGTGTGCAAGGTGTTGCCGCTTGCACCATTCCGGGCGGCAACGTCCGACAAGCTCATCCAACAGTTCGATAATCCGAGGCCCGCTGTCGCCGCGATCGATCGATGCGCACGCGCCGGCCCGGGCCGCGGCGCCGGGCCCGCGGCCGGTCCCGTGCCCCTCCGAGACGGCGACGTACGTGCCGGCGCTGGCCAGCGCCTCGATGACCTCGATCCCGCAGCCGTCGACCAGAGTGCCGTCCACCAGGGCCACATCGAATGGGACCACGCGCCCAAGCCGCCGGGCCTCCGCAAGCCTCGATATGGCCGTCGACGCGGTGGCCGCGGCGATCGCGCGGATCCCGGACGTGGAAGCAAGGCCCATGATGCGTGTCACCCACGCTAGGTCGGAGGAGACGATGAGGAGCCGCGCCGCCCGGTCGTGGCCGTGCGGGGGCTCGGAGTGGGGCGGACGGGCCGCCGGGTGCAAGGGGGAGCGGCCCCGGAGGGCATCGTCGTCCGCGTGATCTCCGCCTGGCTGCCGAAGAAGCATGTGCCGTATCTCCGTCAAGCCCCGAGAACCGATGGGGCGGAGGGTTATCGGCGCTCCCTTGGGCTCAGTTCAGTCGGAGCGGGCTAGGCGGCCCGCTTTTCCCGCAAAGGAGCCTCGGCCTCGCCCCTCCAGCGCCAGCGGGGAAGGGTGATCTCCGCGGTGGTCCCCACTCCCGGGGTGCTGGCGAGGCGGATTCGGCCGCCGTGCAGCTCGAGAAGGCGGCGGGCGGTCGCGAGGCCCAGCCCGGGCTGTCGCCCCGCGGACTTGCTCGAGAAGAACGGGTCGAAGGCGTGCTCGAGGGCGTGGGCGTCCATGCCGCTGCCGGTGTCGATGATGCGGACCACGAGCACATCCGCGTCGCTCTCCTCGGGGACCAGCCCGTCCGGTGGCTCGACGCGGATCTCGATGGGCTCGCGCGGGCCGGACTCGATCGCGTTGGCGACGATCTCGATCAGGGCCGAGTGCATCAGGTCGCGGTCCATCCGGACCGGCGGGACGGGCGACTCGATGACGACCCGGACGCCGGTCATCGGAGCCCGCGCCCCTCTCGTCGTGGCGCGGTCCTTCGCGTCCCGTACGACGAGCGCGAGAAGGTCGGCGAGGCTTGCGCCCGCGATGACCGGGGCCGGGGGCGCCGCGATCAGGTTGAGGCGGGTGATGAGGTTGCTGAGCCGGTGCGACGCCTCGACGATCGCGTGGGCCGCGGCCCGGTCCGACTCGGCGGTGAGACGGGCGGCGAGGGTCTGGGCCCGGCCGCTGATCACGGTCAGCGGGTTGTTCATCTCGTGGGCCGCGCCGGCGGTGAGTTCGCCGAGGCGGGCCATCGACTGGGCGCGGGCGAGTTCCTCCTGGGCCCGGGCAAGGTCGAGGTTCGACTGGGCCAGTTGCTCGCCGAGAACGCCGGAGCGCTCCTGCTCGGCCGCCGCGCCGATCGACGAGGCCCATACCGCAGCGAGCGCCGCCATCTCTCTGCCGATGCCGTTCGGACCGGTGAGCGAGTCCTCGCGGTCGTGCACGAGCACCGCGGAGGCCCCGATGGGCATGACACGCAGGCGTGCGCCCTCGACGCCGCGCCCGAGCCGGTCCATCACCCACCGGCCGAGCGCCGCCGAGCCCCCACCGCCGGCCGCCCGGATCACGCCGGTGGCGCCGTCGAGCCCGCCGTCGTCGGCCTCGACAGTCTCGCTGCCGCTCATCTCTCCATCGACGCCGAAGCGGACCGCAACCCAGTCACCCTGGGTGCCGGACTGGTACAGGGCGGCGAGGGTTCCCGGCGAGAGCAGGCGGGCGGCCGATCGGCCGATCTGCGCGAGGACCTCAACGACACCCGATCGTGGGTCGTGGTCTCGGAGAAAGACCTCGATCTCGGCGAGAACCGTGGCGCGCCGTTCGGCGGCGCCGGACCGATTCCGCATCGACTGCGAGAGCCGGCCCAGTTGGCGGTTGGCGGCGAGAACGCTCTCGAGCAGCACGTGGTCGCGCACCTCGCCGGCGAGGCCGAGGTCCTCGGCGCGCCGGACCAGTTCATCCGCAACCGCCGGCGCCATGTCGTCGAGGCTGTCGTGCGAGAGGCCCAGCCCCGCGATGGCGCCGGTCGCGTCCCAGTTCAGGTGGTTCCCGGACCAGCCAAGGTGCAGCCTGCGGCAGAGACCGTCGGCCGCGGCGACGACGCCGACGAGCGACTTGTTCGCCGCGTCGGGGATCGCGTCGAAGCGCTGGCCGTGGAGCCACATCGCGTCGCGAAGCGACCCCGGGAGCCCCCATCGCTCGGCGAGTCGCTTGCCCGCCGTGTGGTGGTCGAGGCCGAAGATGGTGCGTTCGTGCTGGGCGATGTCGCCGGACCGCTGGTCGGCTAGTTCGACGACCCGCGAGTAGGCCCGGGGCAGGGCCAGCTCGAGGGCCGGCTTGCCCAGGTCGTGGACCAGGCCGGCGACAAAGGCCTCGCCCGGGGTGACGCCCAGGCGGTGATTTCCGCGGGCGATGAGTTCCGCCGCGCAGGCGACCGCGATCGAGTGGCGCCAGAACCCGTCAGCGTCAAAGCCGGAGGCCTCGCGCTCGCGGCGGTCCGAGGCGCGCCGGGCCGGCGCCGTGCCGCCGGCCGGTCGCTTCCGGCCGACCGATCGGACCCAGTCGGCGACCTGCACGCTGAGCACCGCGGCGCGTACGGCGTCGAATCCGAGGAGTGACACCGCGCGCTCGACCGTGGCGACCGACTGCCCGACGCCCATCGACGCCTTGGAGCAGAGGGAGAGGACCTTGGCCGTCATCGAGGGGTCGCTCTCGATCAGGCGGACGACCTCGTGAAAGTCACCGTCGTTGGAGCTGGTGAGGCTCAGCAGGCGGGTGGCGATGGCCGGCAGCGTCGGCAGGGCGTCCAGTTCGCGGAGGATCAGATCGACCTGCGCCCGAAGGCGATCGCCGCCCTCGGCCGAGGGCGGGACGGCGGGATCGGTGTGGAGCGGCCTGTGATCCGAGTTCATCGCATCCTCGGTGGTCGGGCGACCGCTCAGGCGTGCAGCAGCGACTGGATCTGCGTGGTCAGGGCCGCGAGATCGAAGGGCTTGTGGAGGAAGCCGTCGGCCCCTGCTTCTCTGAGTTTGCCGACCTCGCTCTCGCCCACGACGCCGCTGACGAAGAGGACGCGTACATCGCGGGTCTCTTCCCGCTCGCGAAGGCGTCGGCAGACGAGGTCGCCGTTGATGTCGGGAAGGAGGTAGTCGAGGATGATCAGGTGCGGCCTGAACGACTCGGTCAGCAGGCCCGCGTCGTACCCGGTCGAGGCCGTGCGGACCTCCATCTGGCCGTCGCGACCGAGCAGGTCGGTGAACATGTCGAGGATCTGGGGATCGTCATCGACGACCAGCACGCGCTTGGGACCGCTCTCGAGGATCTCCGTGGGGATCCCGTTGGCCCGCATGAACTTGATCAGTTCGGCCCGCGGGATGCGCCGGAACTTGGACCCCGGCACCCGGAACCCGCCAAGCCGCCCGCCGTCAAAGCAGCGGATGATCGTCTGCTGGCTGACCTTGCAGATCTCCGCGGCTTCGCCGGTGGTGAAGATCTTCTTCTCGGCCCACTTGCTTGTCCCGTTTTGCACATCCATGGCAACTGCCCCGCGGCCCGGAGAAACCGGACCATTGGCCCACGATCGACCGGCCGCGTATCGCGCCGGCGGCAAGGTTTCCCCTGCCTACCTCCAAGGAACATCCGCGTCATCGTCGCCCAGTTTGCCCAACTTGACGGACGTCACGGCCGCCCTCGGCGCGAGGCCCCGGCACGACCGGCAAGCCCGGTCACCACGGGCCGTTCTCGGACGACTCGGCGGGCGCGTGGTCCGAGATTGCACGTAAAGCCCCGTGCAACTCGCAGGGCAAATCGCGATCAGGTGCCTTCGAATTGGTGGGTTACCGGCCGACCGCAGCCAGCGGCTTGCTCATGATCACGCTGGTGTAGTTGGTCTCGGGCCAGTGGATCCGCTCGACGATCCTGTAACCGTGCCGCTCGTACATCGCGACGAGCCAGGTGGCCGGCTCGGGTGTACTGAGCGAGAGTTCGCCCGCACCGGATTCGGCCGCGAGGCGCTCCACGTGGAACATGAGTTCGCCGCCGATCCCTCGGCCCTGAAAATCAGGCTCGACCGCGAACTGCGAGAAGGTCGCGACGGCGCCGGTCCGCTCGGGGTGCTGCGGTGAGGCCGACCATGCGACATCCGGCCAGGCGGCGGTTGTCGCCGCGGAATCCTTGAACAGAATGGTGCCGACGACGCGCCCGAGGTATGTCGCCACGAGGCAGCGGCCGCCGCTGATCCGCTTCCTGGTGACCTCCTCGGGCTGAAAGCCGGCGAGGGCGCGGAGCCCCGCATCGGCGTGCACCTTGTACGCGCGGTGCAGCAGGCCGGTGAGATGGGCGAGAGAGTCCTCCGGTTCGAGGGGTCGGACGCGGATTTTCCTGGCGAGGCGTTCGCCCTGAGCCGTGTGCATCGATCAAACAATACGCGTCGGCGCCCGCCCGGTTGGCAGGGTGTATCGCCGGGCGTTCCTACACTCCGGGATGAGGCCATTCCCCGGCGAGTCCGCCCCCGTGCCAGCCCGCGCCGTACCGACTTCCGGCGTCATGGCGGTCAGGCCGCGGTACTGCGAGTGCGATCCGATGGGGGTCGTGCATCACGCGGCGTACGTCCCGTGGCTCGAGATGGGGCGCACCGAGCTGCTCCGCGAGGCTGGTGTGACATACGCCCAGCTCGAATCGGCTGGCGTGTTCCTCGTCATCGTGAAGCTCGAGTGCTCGTTCAAGCGGCCGGCCCGATACGACGACTTGCTGGAGGTGCGCACGCGGGTCATCGGCGGATCGCGCGTCAAGATCAGGCACGAGTACGAGATCTGGTGCACCCAGCGGGCGGTGGGGGGCGGCGGAGACCACGCGGGCCCGGAGTTGCTGCTGACGGCATCGTCCATGCTCGCGTGCGTCGATCGTTCCGGGCGCCCGGCGGCGCTGCCCGATTGGCTCGCGGGGGCATAGCTCCTTACAGCAGCGGACGCTCGTCCCGGGGTGTTGAGGCCCGGGCGAGGATCAGCATGACACCCAGGAGGACCAGCGCCCACGTGGCGTAGGGGACGAGGAGGGTCTGCCAGAGCGCCGACGCGGCAAGACGATCCGGCACCCACCCCCATTCGTGGAGGACGACAAGCATCGGTCCGCCGGGAGTCAGGAAGGCGGCCACGCAGACGAGCGCCGCCGCGGCGAGACGACGCACGCGCCGTGGCTCGGATGGGTCCGCCAGCGTGGCAATCGCCCAGGCCAGGGGCAAGACCAGCACGCAGGCGTCGTAGGCGCGGTGGTAGACCACCAGCAGCGTGACCACCGAGACCACGCCGAGCGAGCACAGGTCGGCGCGTCGCGTCGCCCGACGGCGGTCGACGAGGTAGTAGGCCAGGGCCAGAGCGCCGACGATCACGAGCGCGCTCACGCGCACGACCAAGCGGTCGTCGGTGATGGTGTGAAGCGGGAAGTGAAGGTTGATGAGCTGGAAGCGCCAGGGATTGGCCGCGGTGGGATCGCCATCGTCGGTGAGGGTGAACGCGGCGACGTTGGCCCGCCAGCTGGACCACCACGGAATGCCAGAAAGCTGCATCCGTGCCGCGCCGATCCCCAGCGCGAGGGCAACGGCGGCGATGCTCCCTGCGACCGCCCGCCAACGGGCCCTGCCGCCTGCGTAGACCGTGAAGAGCGCGGCGACCTGCGGCTTGATGGCGGCGCCGAGCCCGAGCAGGACGCCGGGGAGAATGCCGCGGGGATTCGCACCGTTCCGCTGGAGATGTGCCAGCCCGAGGACCGCGAGCGCGACGGCCAGGATCGCGGTCTGGCCGTGCCCGATGCAGGTGTGCGCCGGCGCGAACGCGAGACCAGCCGCCCAGTAGAGGCGGGTCGTCCTCGCACCGGGCCTCAGCCCGGCCATGCCGCCGACGATCCAGACACTCGCCAGCCAGAGGACCACGTTGAGCGCGACCCACGAGGCCGCGGCGAGGCGCCACGGCAGAGCCGCAAGGGGCGAGAGCAGGGCGAACGTGGCCGGCGGGTACAGGAGCACGGTGCTGCCGCGTTCGGCCGGGTTGCGGTCGACACCGCCGCCGGCCTCAAGCCACACGCGCGAGATCTGCTGCGAGTCGTAGGGATTGCCGCCGACCAGCCAGGTCCGCGCGGAGGAGTACACGAGCGCAAAGTCGGCGTTGCCGATGGTCATGGCGCGGTACGGGCCCCGGTACACGAACACCGCCGCCGCGACGACGATCAGGGCGATCAACGCGGCGTTGATGAACAGGTTGACGGGTCTGGAGTTCATCACGGCCTTGGTTTATCGGGCAGACAGGCCCGTGCGCTGGGGATTCCCTCGTCAATCGCCTCCAGCGGGGCGGTTGGTTCGCCGAACTGTGAGCACCGGCGGCGTCGCCGCCCAGGGTTATACTCCGCGCGCATGCTCAAGCAACAGGTCAAGGACATCCTGTTCTTCTTCAACCAATGGGCAAGCCTGCCCTCGACGTGGGCCGGGCGCCTCCGGTTCCGGACACCGGCGCGGCCGGAGGGGCACTATCTCCACCTCGGCTGCGGCCCCAAGTACGTTGAAGGGATGATCAACTGCGACGGCAACCGCTTCCGCAGGATCGATCTCTGGCTCGACCTTCGAAACGGCCTCCCGTTCCGCGACAAGTCCGTGGCGTTCATCTGGCTCAGCCACACGCTCGAGCACCTCTTTCCGGATGAGGCCCTGCACCTGCTCGGCGAGATGCGGCGGGTCCTGACCGACGAGGGGATCGCCCGGGTCGCGGTGCCGTGCCTAGAGC of Phycisphaeraceae bacterium contains these proteins:
- a CDS encoding methyltransferase domain-containing protein, whose product is MLKQQVKDILFFFNQWASLPSTWAGRLRFRTPARPEGHYLHLGCGPKYVEGMINCDGNRFRRIDLWLDLRNGLPFRDKSVAFIWLSHTLEHLFPDEALHLLGEMRRVLTDEGIARVAVPCLEHALKIARGEVTDFYPRRFEDPMAQAINHLFVDGQHKFGYSFSVMDDFARQAGFTRIDNYSAANAETPKTYGPVTVGNEPKGSLIVELRR
- a CDS encoding response regulator — its product is MDVQNGTSKWAEKKIFTTGEAAEICKVSQQTIIRCFDGGRLGGFRVPGSKFRRIPRAELIKFMRANGIPTEILESGPKRVLVVDDDPQILDMFTDLLGRDGQMEVRTASTGYDAGLLTESFRPHLIILDYLLPDINGDLVCRRLREREETRDVRVLFVSGVVGESEVGKLREAGADGFLHKPFDLAALTTQIQSLLHA
- a CDS encoding acyl-CoA thioesterase; this encodes MRPFPGESAPVPARAVPTSGVMAVRPRYCECDPMGVVHHAAYVPWLEMGRTELLREAGVTYAQLESAGVFLVIVKLECSFKRPARYDDLLEVRTRVIGGSRVKIRHEYEIWCTQRAVGGGGDHAGPELLLTASSMLACVDRSGRPAALPDWLAGA
- a CDS encoding DUF2029 domain-containing protein is translated as MNSRPVNLFINAALIALIVVAAAVFVYRGPYRAMTIGNADFALVYSSARTWLVGGNPYDSQQISRVWLEAGGGVDRNPAERGSTVLLYPPATFALLSPLAALPWRLAAASWVALNVVLWLASVWIVGGMAGLRPGARTTRLYWAAGLAFAPAHTCIGHGQTAILAVALAVLGLAHLQRNGANPRGILPGVLLGLGAAIKPQVAALFTVYAGGRARWRAVAGSIAAVALALGIGAARMQLSGIPWWSSWRANVAAFTLTDDGDPTAANPWRFQLINLHFPLHTITDDRLVVRVSALVIVGALALAYYLVDRRRATRRADLCSLGVVSVVTLLVVYHRAYDACVLVLPLAWAIATLADPSEPRRVRRLAAAALVCVAAFLTPGGPMLVVLHEWGWVPDRLAASALWQTLLVPYATWALVLLGVMLILARASTPRDERPLL
- a CDS encoding HDOD domain-containing protein, with protein sequence MNSDHRPLHTDPAVPPSAEGGDRLRAQVDLILRELDALPTLPAIATRLLSLTSSNDGDFHEVVRLIESDPSMTAKVLSLCSKASMGVGQSVATVERAVSLLGFDAVRAAVLSVQVADWVRSVGRKRPAGGTAPARRASDRREREASGFDADGFWRHSIAVACAAELIARGNHRLGVTPGEAFVAGLVHDLGKPALELALPRAYSRVVELADQRSGDIAQHERTIFGLDHHTAGKRLAERWGLPGSLRDAMWLHGQRFDAIPDAANKSLVGVVAAADGLCRRLHLGWSGNHLNWDATGAIAGLGLSHDSLDDMAPAVADELVRRAEDLGLAGEVRDHVLLESVLAANRQLGRLSQSMRNRSGAAERRATVLAEIEVFLRDHDPRSGVVEVLAQIGRSAARLLSPGTLAALYQSGTQGDWVAVRFGVDGEMSGSETVEADDGGLDGATGVIRAAGGGGSAALGRWVMDRLGRGVEGARLRVMPIGASAVLVHDREDSLTGPNGIGREMAALAAVWASSIGAAAEQERSGVLGEQLAQSNLDLARAQEELARAQSMARLGELTAGAAHEMNNPLTVISGRAQTLAARLTAESDRAAAHAIVEASHRLSNLITRLNLIAAPPAPVIAGASLADLLALVVRDAKDRATTRGARAPMTGVRVVIESPVPPVRMDRDLMHSALIEIVANAIESGPREPIEIRVEPPDGLVPEESDADVLVVRIIDTGSGMDAHALEHAFDPFFSSKSAGRQPGLGLATARRLLELHGGRIRLASTPGVGTTAEITLPRWRWRGEAEAPLREKRAA
- a CDS encoding GNAT family N-acetyltransferase, encoding MHTAQGERLARKIRVRPLEPEDSLAHLTGLLHRAYKVHADAGLRALAGFQPEEVTRKRISGGRCLVATYLGRVVGTILFKDSAATTAAWPDVAWSASPQHPERTGAVATFSQFAVEPDFQGRGIGGELMFHVERLAAESGAGELSLSTPEPATWLVAMYERHGYRIVERIHWPETNYTSVIMSKPLAAVGR